The Streptomyces sp. NBC_00335 DNA window GCCGTGGACGACGTGTCGTTCCGGCTGGCCGCGGGCGGCTCCCTGGGCATCGTCGGCGAGTCCGGTTCGGGCAAGACGACCACGGCCCGCATCGTCGTGGGTCTGGAGCACGCGGACGAGGGCCGGGTGCTGATCCACGGCCGCGACCGGGGCGAGCACGCGCGCGGCAAGGCGCGCCGCCTCGCACGGGCCCGTGAGGTCCAGATGGTCTTCCAGGACCCCTTCTTGTCCCTGGATCCGCGCACCACCGTGGGCGCGGCCCTGCGGGAGACCCTCGCCCTGCACTTCCCCGGCACGGACCACGCGCGCCGGATCACCGAACTGCTCGACCAGGTCGGCCTCGGCTCCCGCGAGGCGGACGCGCTGCCCCGGCAGCTGTCGGGAGGACAGCGCCAGCGCGTCGCGATCGCCCGCGCGCTGGCGGTCGAACCGGCCGTCCTCGTCCTCGACGAGGCCGTGGCCGCGCTGGACGTCTCGGTACAGGCCCAGATCCTGAACCTGCTCTTCGACATCCGCGAACAGACCGGCATCGGCTACCTGTTCATCACCCATGACCTCGGCGTCGT harbors:
- a CDS encoding ABC transporter ATP-binding protein — encoded protein: MSTATDTSAGTAPTATKTVLEVLGLHRTYGSVRAVDDVSFRLAAGGSLGIVGESGSGKTTTARIVVGLEHADEGRVLIHGRDRGEHARGKARRLARAREVQMVFQDPFLSLDPRTTVGAALRETLALHFPGTDHARRITELLDQVGLGSREADALPRQLSGGQRQRVAIARALAVEPAVLVLDEAVAALDVSVQAQILNLLFDIREQTGIGYLFITHDLGVVRCVTDDVIVMRSGRIVESGPTQQVLAAPQHPYTRLLLESVPRPGWDPRSIAAARRAL